The Microbulbifer sp. TB1203 nucleotide sequence CTACGGCTCCTATGTGAAGCTGGCGGAGGACTTCCCGGTGTGGAATGTGCTGGCGGCGCCGGAGTTTTCCCTCTCCCCCAAGCGCTGGTGCTATCCCTTTATCGGTTGCGCCAGTTACCGCGGCTATTTCCGCAAGGCCGATGCCGAGGCCAAGGCGAAGGCACTGTTGGCGGAGGGTTATGACATCTATCTGGGCCCGGTGCCCGCCTACAGCACCCTGGGCTGGTTCGACGATCCGGTGCTCTCCAGTTTCGTCAACTGGCCGCCGGACCGGCTCGCCGGGCTGCTGTTCCACGAGCTGGCGCACCGCCGGGTGTATATCTCCGGCGACACCACTTTCAACGAGAGCTTCGCCACCGCCGTGTCGGAACTGGCCCTGCCGGACTGGCGCCGCCGCCAGGGGTTGAACGGCAGGACGGCGGACCGCCGCGCCCAGTCGATGGCGATCCGGCGACTGATGATGGCCGCGCGCAAGCAGCTGGAGCCGATCTACAAATCCCCCCTTGCCGACGAGGAAAAGCGTGCCCGCAAGGCGGAAGTACTGGAGCGGCTGCGTTACTGCTATGACCGGATGTCGGCGGACTGGCCCAATGCCGAGCGCTACCGCGCCTATATCGAGAAAACCAACAACGCGACCCTGGCGCTGGCGTCCGAGTACCAGTCCCTGGTGCCGGCGTTCGCGCAACTGTACCGGGAGTCCGGGGAGACCTGGCCGGCGTTCTACCAGGCGGTGGAACGCTTAGGGAAAGAGGACAAGAAAACCCGCGACCGGCGCCTGAAAGCGCTGGCGGCGCGCCATCAGGAATCCAGCGATCACGTCTCAAGTAAAAAGGTAACCGGCCCGTCATTCGACAGCGAGACCTGCATGTCCGCGGCGAATATCCCGGTCTCCACCGGCGAGAACTGAGCGCGGGCGCGCCCGACGAAGTAATCGTACAGTTCCTCCGCCTGCGCCGGCGAGGCGCCGCGGCTGAAGCTGGGGCGCAGGCCCCGGGCGGTGTCGGCCACCAGGGTGAACTGGCTGACGATCAGCAGGCCGCCGCCGGCCTGCTGCACATTCAGGTTCATGCGCCCCTGCTCGTCGCCGAACACCCGGTAGTGAAGCACCTTGTGCAGCAGCTTGTCCGCGCTCTCGCGGTCGTCCCGCGCCTCCACGCCCAGCAGCAATAACAGGCCGCGGTCGATGGAGCCGACCGACTCGCCGTTCACGTCCACCCGCGCGTGGCTCACGCGCTGAATCAATCCCCTCACCGCAAACGTCCCTCCTGTTTCTGGAACCCGATTGGGAAATCGCCTAGATTAGCGGACTGTTCGATGACGAGAAACTCGAAACACACTATGAAGAAACAGCTTCTGATCCTGGCCGCCAGCGCACTGGCCACCGCCGCAACCCTGGCCGCGGACTATCCCGCTACCCCCAAGTTGGAAATGCGGGACAACTACTTCGGTACCCAGGTGGAGGATCCCTATCGCTGGCTGGAGGAGGGGACCTCCAGTGCAGTGAAAGCGTGGGTGGCCGCGCAGAATGATATTTCGCTGCCGCGGCTGAAGAAACTTCCCGGCTGGAACAAGCTGAACGAGCGCCTGGGGGAACTCTGGCAGTACGAGCGCTACAAAGTACCGTTCAAAAAGGCCGGCAAATACTACTACGAGTACAACGACGGCAGCTGGGATCAAAACGTCTTCTACCGCACCGACAGCCTGAAAAAAGACGGCACGGTAATGCTGGACCCGCGCAAGCTGAGCGAGGACGGCACCGTCGCCGCCAAGCGCTACCGGGTCAGCCCCAAGGGCCGCTACCTGGCCTACGGCACCTCCGACGGCGGCACCGACTGGACCGACTACCAGGTGCGCGACCTGAAGACCGGCCGGGATCTGAAAGACACCCTCACCGGCATCAAGTTCAGCGGCATCAGTTGGGCCGAGGACGAGTCCGGCTTCTACTACAGCCGCTATCCGTTCAACGAAGACGGCAGCGCCGACGACAGCAAGCAGGTCTCGGTCTATTTTCATAAACTGGGCCAGCCCCAGAGCCGCGACCGGCTGATCTATAAAATCACCGACCACCCCACCCGTAACCCGGAAGCGGAGCTGAGCCACGACGGCAACTACCTGGTGTTCAGCATCTTCGACGGCTATGACTCCAACGGCATCTACTACAAAGATCTGCGCAAGAAAGGCGGCGAGGTGGTCAGGCTGCTGGACGACTGGGACGGCCTCTACACCTATCTCGGCAACAGCGGCGAGACTTTCTATTTCCAGACCACCGCCGGCGCGCCCCTGGGCCGGGTGATCGCTATCGACCTGGGCAAGCCCCAGCGCAAACACTGGCGCGACCTGGTGCCGGAGCGGGAAAATGCCCTGCAGGAGGCATCGTTGATCGGCGGACGCTTTGTGCTGCACTACCTGCAGGACGCCAAGTCGAAAGTGGTGGTCACCGATACCGACGGCAAACAGCAGTACGAACTGAAATTGCCGGGTATGGGTTCGGTATCCGGCTTCTACGGCGAGCCGGACGAGGCGGAGACCTTCTACTCTTTCAGCAGCTTTATCACCCCGCCGAGCATCTACCGGTTGAATGTGCAGACCGGGAAGAGCGAGCTGTTCAAGGCCCCGGAATACCCGGCGGATTTTGCCGACCTCACCGTCAGCCAGCACTTTTACAAAAGCAAAGACGGCACCAGGATTCCGCTGTTCCTGGTGCACAAAAAAGGCCTGAAAAAAGACGGCAAAAATCCCACCCTGCTGTACGGCTACGGCGGCTTCAACGCGGCCATAGTGCCCGCCTTCTACACCCGCTTTGCCGGCTGGCTGGATATGGGCGGCACCCTGGCGGTGGCCAACCTGCGCGGCGGCAGCGAGTACGGTGAGGCCTGGCACCAGGCGGGCACCAAGGGCCAAAAGCAGAATGTGTTCGACGATTTCATCAGTGCCGCCGAGTGGCTGATCGCGGAGAAAATCACCTCGTCGGAAAAACTCGCGATCAGCGGCCGTTCCAACGGCGGCCTGCTGGTGGGCGCCACCATTACCCAGCGATCGGACCTCTTCGCCGCCGCACTGCCCGCGGTAGGCGTACTGGATATGCTGCGCTACCACACCGCCTCCGCCAACGCGCGCCAGTGGTCCAGCGATTACGGCCTGAGTGAAAACAAGGAGGAGTTCGAGGCTCTCTACGCCTACTCGCCGGTGCACAACACGGAAAAGGGCAAGTGCTACCCGCCCACCCTGATCACCACCGCGGACCGGGACGACCGCGTGGTCCCCTGGCACAGCTACAAATTCGCCGCCGTGCTGCAGCGCGACCAGGGCTGCGACAACCCCATCTGGCTCGCAGTCGAAACCCGCGCGGGCCACGGCGCCGGCAAGCCGGTATGGATGCAGGTGGAAGACATCACCAACCAGTGGAGCTTCCTGGCCTACCACCTGGGCATGAAGCTGGAGTAACCCCCGGGACCGCGGAGTTGTCTATTGAGCGCTGAAGGCTCCAGCTCCGCAAGCGGGCCGCAGGCCCGCCTCCTTGTAGGAGCGGCCCATGGCCGCGATCGGGTTTGGAAAATACCCACCACCGATCGCGGCCATGGGCCGCTCCTACAAAAACTCCGATTTCAATAACAATAATTGGGAAAGAACCATGCGCGCATTCGTCACCGGCGGTACCGGCTTCCTCGGTGCCAACCTGATCGAACAGCTGCTCGCCGACGGCTGGCAGGTAATTGCCATGCACCGCCACGGTTCCGACACGAAGCGGCTGCAACAACAGGGTGTGGAACTGGCGGAGGCCTCGTTCGCGGATATCGACTCCCTGCGCAACGCGATGCCGGAAAACCTCGATGCGGTATTCCACCTGGCCGCCAACACCAATTTATGGCGCGGCGGCAATGTGCAGCAGTGGCGGGACAACGTGGAGGGCTCGGCCAATATCGCCCGCGTGGCGCGGGAGAAAAATGCCGGCCGGCTGATCGCCACCAGCTCCATCGCCGTCTACGGCTACCAGAGCGGGCGCATCGACGAGCGGAGCCCCAAGTTGGCGGACGATCCGCGCCACGGTTACCTGTACACCAAGAAACGCGCCGAAGAAGCGGTGCGCGCGGAAATCGAACGGGGGCTGGACGCGGTATTCCTGAACCCCTGCGCCATCGTCGGCAAGTACGACACCACCAGTTGGGCGCAGACCTTTTTCCTGATGGAAAAAGACCAGCTGCCCGGCGTGCCCCCGGGTAAGGGCTCTTTCTGTTATGCGGGCTCGGTCGCACGGGCGCATATCGACGCCTTCCGCAAGGGCCGCTGCGGGGAAAACTATATCCTCGCCGGCCGGGACGCCAGCTTTCTGGAATTCTTCGGCAGGATCGCCGCGCTGCTGGGCAAGCCGGCACCGAAGCGGGCCATGCCGGCGTTCGTAATTCATACCCTGGGGTGGCTCTCCGACCTCTGGTCGATCGCCAGCGGGCGCGAACCGCTGATCACCCCGGAAAAGGCCGCGATGGTAACCAAACGCGTTGTAGCCAGCAGTGATAAGGCGGTACGCGAACTGGGCTACCAAAGCGACACCGACCTGGATACCATGCTGCGGGAGTGTTACGACTGGCTGGTGGAACAAAAACTGTTGAAGGCGTCGGCATGAATCGCGGAAATATCGTTTTTATCCTGGTGACGGTGCTGCTGGTACTGCAATTGATCCAGCACTACTTCCTCTCCGGCCCGCAGTAGCCTTTGTAGGAGCGGCCCATGGCCGCGATCAGACTTGCTTCGTAGCGTATACCTATCGCGGCCATGGGCCGCTCCTACAGGGAGTGAATAAAATTTATGACGGACAAACGCTGCAGCTGGTGCCTCTCCACCCCGCTCTACCAGCAATACCACGACGAGGAATGGGGCCGCCCGGTCACCGACGACGAAACCCTGTTCGAATTCCTGCTCCTCGAGGGCGCCCAGGCCGGACTCGCCTGGATCACCGTGCTCAACAAGCGGGAAAATTACCGCAAGGCTTTCGATAATTTCGACCCGGAGAAAATCGCCCGCTACACGCCGAAGAAAATCGAGCGGCTGCTGCAGAACCCCGGCATTATCCGCAACCGCCTCAAGGTGGAAGCGGCGGTAAAAAATGCCCGCGCCACCCTGGCCCTGCGCGATGCGGGCAGCAGCCTGTCGGAATTTATGTGGCAATTTACCGACGGCCGGGTAAAGGTGAACCGTCGCCGCAGCATCAAACAGGTACCCGCCACCACTTCAGAGTCCGACGCCATGAGCAAGGCGCTGAAAAAGGCCGGCTTCAGTTTCGTCGGCTCCACTATCATGTACGCACATATGCAGGCCACCGGCATGGTCAACGATCACCTGGTGAGTTGCCCGGCACATCAGCTCTGTGTAGACGAGGCCGCGGCAAAAAATCTGTTATAAACCTGCGAAATCGACAGGGGGAACCGGAATGGATTGGAACGCACTGCTGGAGGAATACTGGCCGCTGGTCAGTATCATAGCGTTGAAAATCATTTGGGCTCTGCTCGCCCTGGTGGCCACCGTACTGGCCGCCGGACTGGCGCGCCGAGGGGTGCGGCGGCTTTCCCGCCGCCTGGACGCCACCCTGATCCCGGTGCTCAGCAATATCGCCGTGTGGGCGGTGTACATCGTCGGCCTGCTGGTGGTATTGGATATCTTCGGGGCCAACACCACCAGCCTGATCGCCCTGCTCGGCGCCGCTGGCCTGGCGGTGGGCCTGGCCCTCAAGGACACCCTGCAGAATATCGCCGCCGGTTTTATCATCCTGGGCCTGCGCCCCTTCCGCGTGGGCGACACCATCCAGTTCGGGGATACCCTGGGCACGGTTCGCGAGGTGGGCCTGTTCACCACCGAGCTGGACACGGTGGACGGCCTGTATGTCTCGGCTCCCAACAGCGTTATCTGGGGCCAGACTCTCACCAACTTCAGCCGCAACACCACCCGCCGCATGGAAATCGTGGCGAGCATCGCCTACGGCGACAGTGTCGAAACCGGTATGGGTGTGCTGCGCCGGTTGGTGGAGCAGGAGCCGCGCATTCTCGATGACCCGGAGCCCACCTACGCGGTGAAGGCGCTGGCGGACAGCGCGGTCAATCTGCAGCTGCGCGCCTGGACCTACACCGGCGACTACTGGGACGTCTACTGGTCTCTGATGGAGAAGCTCAAGCCGGCGCTGGAGGCCGAGGGCCTGAGTATTCCCTTCCCCCAGCGCGAACTGCATATCATCGGCCGCTCTGGGCAACTCCAATAGCCGTCCATTTCCGTCGGCTCGGCGCAACCGCGCCGGGCGCCGGGCCCCGCGCAATCGACTCTCCTGCCGTTTCGTGTCAAAGTACCGCGGTTTTCACTGTGTGCAAAAAATAACCGAGGCAAGACGATGCGAATCACGCAAACCAGCCCCCTGATCCCCACACTGTTGGCCCTCGCCATCCTCGGCGGATGCCAGCGCGAGGAGAGCACCCAGGCCGATATCAGTGCCCAGTCGGCGCAGGACGCCGCTACGGAAACCACCGCCGCCATCGACCCCGCTGCGGAGACGGCGCGCCTGACCGAGTGGCTCGACGAGCGCTATGAGGAACAGCTGCAGTTCAGCCCCACCCAGCTCAGCTACCTGGGCCGCAAGGAGCTGTACGACCAGATCGACGATTTGAGCGAGGCCGCCGAGGCGCGCAAGCTGGCCTGGCAGGCGAAGACCGTCGAAGAGCTGAAGAAGAACTTCGACTACGGGAAGCTGAGCCCGGAGGGCAAAACCTCT carries:
- a CDS encoding aminopeptidase, which produces MYSSYRRLPRGRTICLLLIAVLLSGCETAGYYTQAVTGQWRLLAARKPIETVAAAPGTGEELRERLRLVQDIRAYAGAELQLPVGKAYGSYVKLAEDFPVWNVLAAPEFSLSPKRWCYPFIGCASYRGYFRKADAEAKAKALLAEGYDIYLGPVPAYSTLGWFDDPVLSSFVNWPPDRLAGLLFHELAHRRVYISGDTTFNESFATAVSELALPDWRRRQGLNGRTADRRAQSMAIRRLMMAARKQLEPIYKSPLADEEKRARKAEVLERLRYCYDRMSADWPNAERYRAYIEKTNNATLALASEYQSLVPAFAQLYRESGETWPAFYQAVERLGKEDKKTRDRRLKALAARHQESSDHVSSKKVTGPSFDSETCMSAANIPVSTGEN
- the dtd gene encoding D-aminoacyl-tRNA deacylase, with the translated sequence MRGLIQRVSHARVDVNGESVGSIDRGLLLLLGVEARDDRESADKLLHKVLHYRVFGDEQGRMNLNVQQAGGGLLIVSQFTLVADTARGLRPSFSRGASPAQAEELYDYFVGRARAQFSPVETGIFAADMQVSLSNDGPVTFLLET
- a CDS encoding prolyl oligopeptidase family serine peptidase is translated as MKKQLLILAASALATAATLAADYPATPKLEMRDNYFGTQVEDPYRWLEEGTSSAVKAWVAAQNDISLPRLKKLPGWNKLNERLGELWQYERYKVPFKKAGKYYYEYNDGSWDQNVFYRTDSLKKDGTVMLDPRKLSEDGTVAAKRYRVSPKGRYLAYGTSDGGTDWTDYQVRDLKTGRDLKDTLTGIKFSGISWAEDESGFYYSRYPFNEDGSADDSKQVSVYFHKLGQPQSRDRLIYKITDHPTRNPEAELSHDGNYLVFSIFDGYDSNGIYYKDLRKKGGEVVRLLDDWDGLYTYLGNSGETFYFQTTAGAPLGRVIAIDLGKPQRKHWRDLVPERENALQEASLIGGRFVLHYLQDAKSKVVVTDTDGKQQYELKLPGMGSVSGFYGEPDEAETFYSFSSFITPPSIYRLNVQTGKSELFKAPEYPADFADLTVSQHFYKSKDGTRIPLFLVHKKGLKKDGKNPTLLYGYGGFNAAIVPAFYTRFAGWLDMGGTLAVANLRGGSEYGEAWHQAGTKGQKQNVFDDFISAAEWLIAEKITSSEKLAISGRSNGGLLVGATITQRSDLFAAALPAVGVLDMLRYHTASANARQWSSDYGLSENKEEFEALYAYSPVHNTEKGKCYPPTLITTADRDDRVVPWHSYKFAAVLQRDQGCDNPIWLAVETRAGHGAGKPVWMQVEDITNQWSFLAYHLGMKLE
- a CDS encoding SDR family oxidoreductase, coding for MAAIGFGKYPPPIAAMGRSYKNSDFNNNNWERTMRAFVTGGTGFLGANLIEQLLADGWQVIAMHRHGSDTKRLQQQGVELAEASFADIDSLRNAMPENLDAVFHLAANTNLWRGGNVQQWRDNVEGSANIARVAREKNAGRLIATSSIAVYGYQSGRIDERSPKLADDPRHGYLYTKKRAEEAVRAEIERGLDAVFLNPCAIVGKYDTTSWAQTFFLMEKDQLPGVPPGKGSFCYAGSVARAHIDAFRKGRCGENYILAGRDASFLEFFGRIAALLGKPAPKRAMPAFVIHTLGWLSDLWSIASGREPLITPEKAAMVTKRVVASSDKAVRELGYQSDTDLDTMLRECYDWLVEQKLLKASA
- a CDS encoding DNA-3-methyladenine glycosylase I, whose product is MTDKRCSWCLSTPLYQQYHDEEWGRPVTDDETLFEFLLLEGAQAGLAWITVLNKRENYRKAFDNFDPEKIARYTPKKIERLLQNPGIIRNRLKVEAAVKNARATLALRDAGSSLSEFMWQFTDGRVKVNRRRSIKQVPATTSESDAMSKALKKAGFSFVGSTIMYAHMQATGMVNDHLVSCPAHQLCVDEAAAKNLL
- a CDS encoding mechanosensitive ion channel family protein, whose protein sequence is MDWNALLEEYWPLVSIIALKIIWALLALVATVLAAGLARRGVRRLSRRLDATLIPVLSNIAVWAVYIVGLLVVLDIFGANTTSLIALLGAAGLAVGLALKDTLQNIAAGFIILGLRPFRVGDTIQFGDTLGTVREVGLFTTELDTVDGLYVSAPNSVIWGQTLTNFSRNTTRRMEIVASIAYGDSVETGMGVLRRLVEQEPRILDDPEPTYAVKALADSAVNLQLRAWTYTGDYWDVYWSLMEKLKPALEAEGLSIPFPQRELHIIGRSGQLQ